From Ipomoea triloba cultivar NCNSP0323 chromosome 5, ASM357664v1, the proteins below share one genomic window:
- the LOC116019212 gene encoding G-type lectin S-receptor-like serine/threonine-protein kinase LECRK3, which produces MATLAAFLMLIFLFPEAATAQPEDNSINLGDSLNPTSKPAWYSPSRRFAFGFFPEGMGFKVGIWLVNSPNNTVVWCANRDDPGVSSDATLEFVGGKVLLKTGQSQEKIIDQESAYSASMLDSGNFVLYNEYSYRIWESFSAPTDTILGGQNLSAGGKLIPGISSTNHSSGRFHLDMQNDGNLVAYPKNLGYAVDAYWASHTCCNGKNNGMNDLVLETNGSMLLVDYSFGSLTRELCIPSVPNNDTIYRATFDYDGNFRLYSHSFNSDGNSNMKIEWQAMDNMCDVKGFCGLNSYCGMRDNASYCICLPGATIRDKDQPFGDCERDFTRGNCIGGKEDASVFKLTAATNLTWDDPPYFVSSYLGKEDCSKSCSEDCDCDAALYEGSGRCTKHKLPLRYVKSDTEGSKTAFFKVSNAITRRSIEKDHVKLPWLLILLTSLGSVAYYGVAIAFSTFFIFKFRILQYRKLLQTGNKGLTREFILRTCTYRELKRATNGFKEELGKGSFGAVYKGSFDKGKTLVAVKRLEKVVEEGEREFRAEMRAIGRTRHKNLVRLLGYCAEGSKRLLVYEYMSNGCLANLLFKAKQRLDWTERLRIALNVAKGIHYLHEECEAPIIHCDIKPQNILLDNSWTAKISDFGLAKLLMPDQTRTFTGVRGTRGYLAPEWQTNAPISVKVDIYSYGIVLLEIICCRRNIEVDVSELEEIQLCVWAYKCLVKMELDKLVKGEEVDKNALQRMVAVAIWCIQDEPALRPSMKRVLQMLEGLKEVPIPPCPSACNS; this is translated from the coding sequence ATGGCCACTCTAGCAGCATTTCTCATGCTTATATTTCTATTTCCTGAAGCTGCTACAGCTCAGCCAGAAGATAATTCAATAAATTTAGGTGATTCCCTTAATCCCACTTCTAAACCTGCATGGTACTCTCCTTCTCGTAGATTTGCATTCGGATTTTTCCCAGAGGGAATGGGTTTCAAGGTAGGAATTTGGCTGGTGAACAGTCCCAACAACACTGTTGTGTGGTGTGCCAATCGAGACGATCCAGGAGTATCTTCTGATGCCACTCTGGAATTTGTTGGTGGCAAAGTTCTGTTAAAAACAGGACAATCACAGGAGAAAATCATTGATCAAGAGTCTGCTTATTCTGCCTCCATGCTTGACTCTGGAAACTTTGTGCTTTACAATGAATATTCTTACAGAATCTGGGAGAGTTTCAGTGCACCAACTGATACAATATTAGGTGGGCAGAATCTCTCTGCAGGGGGGAAACTGATTCCTGGTATCTCTTCCACCAATCACTCTTCTGGACGTTTTCACCTTGACATGCAGAATGATGGGAATCTTGTGGCATATCCTAAGAACCTAGGCTATGCAGTAGATGCATACTGGGCTTCTCATACTTGCTGCAATGGTAAGAATAATGGTATGAATGATCTCGTTCTTGAAACCAATGGCAGCATGCTACTCGTTGATTATTCCTTTGGTTCTTTAACTAGAGAATTATGCATTCCCTCTGTGCCAAACAATGATACTATATACCGAGCAACATTTGATTATGATGGGAACTTTCGACTATATTCTCACAGCTTTAATTCTGATGGGAATTCAAACATGAAAATAGAGTGGCAAGCAATGGATAATATGTGTGATGTAAAGGGGTTTTGTGGCCTTAATAGCTACTGTGGTATGAGGGATAATGCATCCTATTGCATTTGTCTACCCGGAGCAACTATCAGAGATAAAGACCAACCCTTTGGTGATTGTGAAAGGGATTTCACACGCGGGAACTGTATAGGAGGGAAAGAAGATGCCAGTGTTTTCAAATTAACTGCTGCTACAAATTTGACTTGGGATGATCCTCCCTACTTTGTGTCATCATATCTTGGAAAAGAAGATTGTAGCAAATCTTGCTCAGAAGACTGTGATTGTGATGCAGCTCTGTATGAGGGATCCGGCCGTTGTACAAAGCATAAGCTGCCACTGAGGTATGTCAAAAGTGACACAGAAGGTTCAAAAACTGCTTTCTTCAAAGTGAGCAATGCAATAACAAGAAGAAGCATTGAGAAGGATCATGTGAAACTGCCTTGGTTGCTAATCCTGCTTACAAGTCTGGGTTCTGTTGCATATTATGGTGTTGCTATTGCATTTTCAACCTTTTTCATCTTCAAGTTTCGCATTTTGCAGTACAGAAAGCTATTGCAGACAGGAAATAAAGGTTTAACCAGAGAATTCATCCTTCGAACATGTACTTACAGAGAGCTAAAAAGGGCAACAAATGGCTTCAAGGAGGAGTTGGGAAAGGGCTCTTTTGGAGCAGTGTACAAAGGAAGCTTTGATAAAGGTAAAACACTTGTGGCAGTGAAGAGACTGGAAAAGGTGGTAGAGGAAGGAGAAAGGGAATTCCGTGCTGAAATGAGGGCTATTGGCAGAACTCGTCACAAGAATCTCGTGCGTCTGCTTGGATACTGTGCTGAGGGATCTAAAAGGCTTCTGGTATATGAATACATGAGCAATGGTTGCCTGGCAAATCTTCTTTTCAAAGCAAAACAACGCCTTGATTGGACTGAAAGATTGAGAATTGCACTGAATGTGGCCAAAGGGATTCACTATCTACACGAAGAATGTGAAGCTCCCATTATTCACTGTGATATAAAGCCACAGAACATCTTGCTAGACAATTCCTGGACAGCCAAGATCTCTGATTTTGGGCTGGCAAAACTTCTGATGCCAGACCAAACAAGAACCTTCACTGGTGTGAGAGGGACTAGAGGATATTTAGCTCCAGAATGGCAAACGAATGCCCCCATTTCTGTGAAAGTTGACATCTACAGCTATGGGATTGTCCTGCTAGAAATCATATGCTGCAGAAGAAACATAGAAGTTGATGTATCAGAACTAGAAGAGATTCAGCTGTGTGTATGGGCTTACAAATGCCTCGTCAAAATGGAGTTGGATAAACTTGTTAAGGGTGAAGAAGTAGACAAGAATGCCTTGCAAAGAATGGTTGCAGTAGCCATCTGGTGCATCCAAGATGAGCCTGCTCTTCGCCCTTCCATGAAGCGGGTCTTACAGATGTTGGAGGGGCTGAAAGAAGTCCCAATTCCTCCATGTCCATCAGCTTGCAACTCCTAA